The proteins below are encoded in one region of Verrucomicrobiia bacterium:
- a CDS encoding pseudouridine synthase, protein MQPRRLDQILANYGYCSRSEAKSWIRQGRVTVHGEAVIDASRKFAPDLVHVDGEPVDCPAGILALLHKPAGYVCSHDAGEGPTVYDLLPPRWGRRNPPVTTIGRLDKDATGVLLLTDCGELVHRWTSPKHKVAKVYEVTVNADLSTALVPLFSAGTLRLDGEDKPCRPAKLEILSPREARLELTEGRYHQVKRMFGSQGCEVTRLHRSRFGEFELGDLEPGQWRLLSLPEA, encoded by the coding sequence GTGCAACCGCGCCGCCTCGATCAAATCCTCGCCAACTACGGCTATTGCAGCCGCAGCGAAGCCAAGAGCTGGATTCGCCAGGGCCGCGTCACGGTCCATGGTGAAGCGGTAATCGATGCGAGCCGAAAATTTGCCCCCGACCTCGTGCATGTGGATGGCGAACCGGTGGATTGTCCGGCCGGCATTCTCGCGTTGCTGCACAAACCCGCGGGCTACGTCTGCTCCCACGACGCCGGCGAAGGACCGACGGTTTACGATTTGCTCCCGCCGCGCTGGGGCCGCCGCAACCCGCCCGTGACCACCATCGGCCGGCTCGACAAGGACGCCACCGGCGTCCTGCTGCTGACCGATTGCGGCGAACTGGTGCATCGCTGGACATCGCCCAAGCACAAGGTGGCGAAAGTTTACGAGGTGACGGTCAATGCGGATTTGTCCACGGCCCTCGTGCCGTTGTTCTCCGCCGGAACGCTGCGGCTTGACGGCGAGGACAAGCCCTGTCGGCCCGCGAAATTGGAAATTCTTTCGCCACGTGAGGCCCGGCTCGAACTGACCGAAGGCCGCTACCATCAGGTCAAGCGCATGTTCGGCAGTCAGGGCTGCGAAGTCACCCGCCTTCACCGGAGCCGTTTTGGCGAATTCGAGTTGGGCGATTTGGAGCCCGGCCAATGGCGCTTGCTGTCGTTGCCGGAGGCGTAA
- a CDS encoding GreA/GreB family elongation factor, producing the protein MNKPAVIEAIVARLGEELQVYLNAAHASRAEATHESSKAENKYDTRGLEASYLARGQSRQIAELEAAVQEFQKLGARAFQPGDPIDVGALVELEQGRERSFYFIGPRAGGTEVAFGGHEILVITPQSPLGAQLAGKKQGDVLKLTLPGSQNKYRVVNVS; encoded by the coding sequence ATGAACAAACCAGCGGTCATTGAAGCCATCGTCGCCCGGCTGGGCGAGGAGTTGCAGGTTTACCTCAACGCCGCCCACGCCTCGCGCGCCGAGGCGACGCATGAATCCAGCAAGGCCGAGAACAAATACGACACCCGCGGGCTCGAAGCCTCGTATCTCGCGCGCGGCCAGTCCCGGCAGATCGCCGAGCTCGAAGCCGCCGTGCAGGAGTTTCAGAAGCTCGGGGCGCGTGCGTTCCAGCCCGGCGACCCAATTGACGTCGGGGCGCTGGTCGAACTCGAACAGGGCCGCGAGCGGAGCTTTTACTTCATCGGCCCGCGTGCCGGCGGCACGGAGGTGGCCTTCGGCGGGCACGAGATTCTCGTCATCACGCCCCAATCGCCGCTGGGTGCGCAACTGGCGGGCAAAAAACAGGGCGACGTGCTCAAGCTCACCCTGCCCGGCTCGCAGAACAAATACCGGGTGGTAAACGTTTCCTGA
- the leuA gene encoding 2-isopropylmalate synthase — translation MKTAMHKNPSAKYRPFPPVALPDRQWPNRVLTHAPRWCSVDLRDGNQALAVPMNVSQKLELFHTLVKCGFKEIEVGFPSASNTEFTFNRRLIEEKRAPDDVWLQVLVQAREDLIERTVESLIGAKKVIIHLYNSTSPAQRRVVFGKSKDEIKAIAVKGAQMIKDRLPRLKGTEVMLQYSPESFSMTEVEFAKEISEAVMDVWQPTPERKMILNLPDTVEVAMPNVYADQIEWMCRNLKNRDSLIISLHTHNDRSTGVAATELGLLAGAERVEGTLFGNGERTGNLDIVTVALNLYMHGIEPKLDFSDLNAVVDVYERCTGMTVPPRQPYAGELVFTAFSGSHQDAIKKGLAEWEKGGRSHWDVPYLTIDPADIGREYREVIRVNSQSGKGGVAYLLESEFGVVLPKDMQREFGPIANDEVDRLGREVHGAELKAMFWREYIERDFPWQLEGFETESRNGVVRCRARLLRDGKPVEISGEGNGPLAALVQAFTAAGTAKFEIANYSEHALSAGETASAIAYIQVKHADGRLRWGAGVDTNIELASIRAVLSALNRS, via the coding sequence ATGAAAACCGCAATGCACAAGAACCCGTCCGCGAAATACCGACCGTTCCCGCCGGTGGCGTTGCCCGACCGGCAATGGCCCAATCGTGTCCTCACCCACGCGCCCCGCTGGTGCAGCGTGGACCTGCGCGATGGCAACCAGGCCCTGGCCGTGCCGATGAACGTGTCGCAGAAGCTCGAGCTGTTTCACACGCTCGTGAAATGCGGTTTCAAGGAAATTGAAGTCGGGTTCCCCTCCGCCTCGAACACGGAGTTCACCTTCAACCGCCGTCTCATCGAAGAGAAGCGCGCCCCGGACGACGTCTGGTTGCAGGTGCTCGTGCAGGCACGGGAGGATTTGATCGAGCGCACCGTCGAATCGTTGATCGGTGCCAAGAAGGTCATCATCCACCTGTATAACTCGACTTCGCCCGCCCAGCGCCGCGTCGTGTTCGGGAAATCGAAGGACGAAATCAAAGCCATCGCGGTGAAGGGCGCGCAGATGATCAAGGACCGCCTGCCCCGGCTCAAGGGCACCGAGGTCATGCTCCAGTATTCGCCGGAAAGTTTCAGCATGACCGAGGTGGAATTCGCCAAGGAAATATCCGAAGCCGTCATGGACGTGTGGCAGCCCACGCCAGAGCGGAAGATGATTTTGAATTTGCCGGACACCGTCGAGGTCGCCATGCCGAACGTGTATGCCGACCAGATCGAGTGGATGTGCCGCAATCTCAAGAACCGCGATTCGCTCATCATCAGCCTGCACACGCACAACGACCGCAGCACCGGAGTGGCCGCAACCGAGTTGGGCCTGCTTGCCGGCGCCGAGCGCGTCGAGGGCACGCTCTTCGGCAACGGCGAACGCACCGGCAATTTGGACATCGTCACCGTGGCGTTGAACCTTTACATGCACGGCATCGAGCCAAAGCTGGATTTCTCGGATTTGAATGCCGTCGTGGACGTTTACGAGCGTTGCACCGGCATGACCGTGCCGCCGCGCCAGCCTTACGCCGGAGAACTCGTCTTCACCGCCTTCAGCGGCTCGCACCAGGACGCCATCAAGAAGGGCCTGGCCGAATGGGAAAAAGGCGGGCGTTCGCACTGGGATGTGCCGTATCTCACGATTGATCCGGCGGACATCGGCCGCGAATATCGCGAAGTCATCCGCGTGAACAGCCAGTCCGGCAAGGGCGGCGTGGCCTACCTGCTCGAATCCGAATTCGGCGTCGTGCTGCCCAAGGACATGCAGCGGGAGTTTGGCCCCATCGCCAACGACGAAGTGGACCGCCTCGGCCGCGAGGTCCACGGCGCAGAACTCAAGGCGATGTTCTGGCGGGAATACATCGAACGCGATTTTCCGTGGCAGCTCGAAGGGTTTGAAACCGAGAGCCGCAACGGCGTCGTCCGCTGCCGGGCGCGTCTGCTGCGTGATGGCAAGCCAGTGGAGATATCCGGCGAAGGCAACGGTCCGCTCGCCGCCCTCGTGCAGGCGTTCACGGCCGCCGGGACCGCGAAATTTGAGATCGCCAACTATAGTGAACACGCCTTGAGCGCGGGCGAAACCGCTTCCGCCATCGCCTACATCCAGGTGAAGCACGCGGACGGCCGTCTGCGCTGGGGCGCGGGTGTGGACACGAACATCGAGCTGGCATCGATCCGTGCCGTGCTGAGTGCGCTGAATCGGAGTTGA
- a CDS encoding cytochrome ubiquinol oxidase subunit I: MDVLTLSRIQFAATCSFHYLYPPLSIGLGVALVIMEALWLKTGQTIYHQMARFWTKIFALTFAIGVATGIVLEFEFGTNWATYSRYVGDVFGSALAAEGIFAFFLESGFLAVLLFGWNKVSRGVHFFATCMVCLGAHFSAIWIIVANSWQQTPAGFHIVGEGLRARAEITDFWAMVFNPSSMDRLSHTLCGAWQAGAFLVVSVSAWYLLKRRHEAFARQSLKVGLGMALVASVLQIVTGHESAMGVIENQPAKMAAFEGHYETQEMPMYLFGWVDEQSERVEAGLALPKPMSRMILGSDQPIKGLNEFAPADRPPVNASFQFYHGMIAIGMALMAIAVLGVVQWWRGRLFQQRWLLWLMVLSVIGPQLANQFGWFAAEVGRQPWVVYGLLRTSAGLSAAVKANVVLTSLIMFTLIYLLLFAAFVYLLNDKIQHGPDEADLQPHGKLALPLKDKA, encoded by the coding sequence ATGGATGTTTTGACGTTATCCCGCATCCAGTTCGCGGCGACCTGTTCGTTTCATTATCTTTATCCGCCCCTGAGCATCGGGTTGGGGGTGGCCCTCGTCATCATGGAGGCCTTGTGGCTCAAGACGGGCCAGACCATCTACCATCAGATGGCCCGTTTCTGGACCAAGATTTTTGCGCTGACGTTTGCCATTGGGGTGGCGACGGGCATCGTGCTCGAATTCGAGTTCGGCACCAACTGGGCCACCTACTCGCGATACGTTGGGGACGTGTTCGGCAGCGCGCTGGCGGCGGAGGGCATTTTCGCGTTCTTCCTCGAATCCGGTTTTCTGGCGGTGCTGTTGTTCGGCTGGAACAAGGTCAGCCGCGGCGTGCACTTCTTTGCGACGTGCATGGTTTGCCTGGGGGCCCATTTCAGCGCCATCTGGATCATCGTTGCCAATTCCTGGCAGCAGACCCCGGCGGGATTCCACATTGTGGGCGAGGGGCTGCGCGCCCGGGCGGAGATCACTGACTTTTGGGCGATGGTTTTCAACCCCTCCTCGATGGACCGGTTGTCCCACACCTTGTGCGGGGCCTGGCAGGCGGGGGCGTTTCTGGTGGTCAGCGTGAGCGCGTGGTATCTGCTCAAGCGGCGGCACGAAGCGTTCGCCCGGCAGTCGCTCAAGGTCGGGCTCGGCATGGCGCTCGTGGCATCCGTGCTGCAAATCGTGACGGGCCACGAAAGCGCCATGGGCGTCATCGAGAATCAGCCGGCCAAAATGGCGGCCTTCGAGGGGCATTACGAAACACAGGAAATGCCCATGTATCTGTTCGGCTGGGTGGATGAACAATCGGAGCGCGTTGAAGCCGGACTTGCGCTGCCCAAACCCATGAGCCGGATGATTCTTGGCTCTGACCAGCCCATCAAGGGATTGAACGAATTCGCCCCGGCAGACCGGCCGCCGGTCAACGCGTCGTTTCAGTTTTATCACGGCATGATTGCCATCGGCATGGCGTTGATGGCCATCGCGGTTTTGGGCGTGGTGCAATGGTGGCGGGGCCGCCTGTTCCAGCAACGCTGGCTGCTGTGGCTGATGGTGCTTTCCGTGATCGGCCCGCAGCTGGCCAACCAGTTTGGCTGGTTCGCCGCCGAGGTCGGCCGGCAGCCCTGGGTGGTTTATGGCTTGCTGCGCACCTCCGCCGGCCTGTCCGCGGCGGTCAAGGCCAACGTCGTGCTGACGTCGCTCATCATGTTCACTCTGATTTACCTGCTGCTTTTTGCCGCGTTCGTTTATTTGCTGAACGACAAAATCCAGCACGGTCCCGATGAGGCGGACCTGCAACCGCACGGCAAGCTGGCCCTGCCGCTGAAGGACAAGGCATGA
- a CDS encoding DUF1573 domain-containing protein — MQSFLSKVLAVGLLGTACLTAVAQVSPPAPTAAPAPPVVPFLPPAVPPPPAAAPNAAALPNDVVAWDANDKATNVTFGEPAAQFTFALTNVSKEPVTIVSVHTSCGCTTAQLPPMPWKLDPGANGEIHINMNLAGKSGTVIKSITVATDKGTKFLLVRTIILPMPSSASTAPGMREQNMMLARADRQAVFKGDCASCHAEPAKNKEGKELYAAVCGVCHEAEHRASMVPDLHVAKTERNEDYWRNWITHGKEGSLMPAFAQSAGGILTPQQIDSLVAYLSKAMPAKPVTTQAAVRPRN, encoded by the coding sequence ATGCAAAGCTTTCTCTCGAAGGTGCTCGCTGTGGGCCTTCTCGGCACGGCCTGCCTGACGGCCGTCGCGCAAGTTTCTCCGCCGGCGCCCACCGCCGCCCCCGCCCCGCCCGTGGTCCCGTTCCTGCCTCCCGCCGTGCCGCCACCGCCTGCCGCGGCGCCGAATGCCGCGGCGCTGCCCAACGACGTCGTGGCGTGGGACGCCAACGACAAGGCCACGAATGTCACCTTCGGCGAACCGGCCGCCCAATTCACCTTCGCCCTGACCAACGTGTCGAAGGAGCCCGTCACCATCGTGTCGGTGCATACCTCGTGCGGCTGCACAACCGCCCAGCTGCCGCCAATGCCCTGGAAACTGGATCCCGGAGCCAATGGTGAGATTCACATCAACATGAACCTCGCCGGCAAGAGCGGCACGGTCATCAAGTCCATCACCGTGGCCACGGACAAGGGCACCAAGTTTCTGCTGGTGCGGACGATCATTCTCCCGATGCCCAGTTCGGCGTCAACCGCCCCCGGAATGCGCGAGCAAAACATGATGCTGGCCCGGGCGGACCGGCAGGCCGTGTTCAAGGGCGATTGCGCCAGCTGCCATGCCGAACCCGCCAAGAACAAGGAAGGGAAGGAACTTTATGCGGCCGTGTGCGGCGTCTGCCACGAGGCGGAGCACCGCGCCAGCATGGTCCCGGACCTGCACGTCGCCAAAACGGAGCGCAACGAAGATTACTGGCGGAACTGGATCACTCACGGCAAGGAAGGTTCGCTGATGCCGGCGTTTGCCCAGTCGGCGGGGGGCATCCTGACACCCCAACAAATCGACTCCCTTGTGGCTTATCTGTCGAAGGCCATGCCCGCAAAGCCGGTGACCACCCAGGCCGCCGTTCGCCCCCGGAATTGA
- a CDS encoding FKBP-type peptidyl-prolyl cis-trans isomerase: protein MATALQIEKLTTGNGPAARRGAAVTVHYTGWLTTGEKFDSSVDRNDPFQFVLGAGQVIAGWDQGVATMRVGDKVKLTIPAPLAYGEQGYPGCIPPNATLIFEVELLAVD, encoded by the coding sequence ATGGCCACGGCACTACAAATCGAAAAACTCACGACCGGCAACGGTCCGGCCGCGCGCCGGGGCGCCGCGGTCACGGTGCATTACACCGGCTGGCTCACCACCGGCGAGAAGTTCGACAGCTCGGTGGACCGCAACGACCCGTTCCAGTTTGTGCTTGGGGCGGGCCAGGTCATTGCGGGCTGGGATCAGGGCGTCGCGACGATGCGCGTGGGTGACAAGGTGAAACTGACGATTCCTGCCCCGCTGGCCTACGGCGAACAGGGCTACCCCGGCTGCATTCCCCCGAACGCGACGTTGATCTTCGAGGTGGAATTGCTCGCGGTGGACTGA
- a CDS encoding efflux RND transporter permease subunit, protein MSEPRQNEGGGPGIAGRIARLFVNSKLTPLIVITSVLLGVGAILLLPREEEPQIKVPMIDVLVSMPGSGAKEVEERVTRPMEKLLWEIPGVEYIYSTSSEGQSLAIVRFKVGEDMERSLVKLNQKLQMNYDRIPHGVSQPLIKPRSIDDVPILALTFHSARYDHLTLRRLVAQVDDAVKQVPQVAETTLIGGARRQVRVQLDPIKLASRGLSPAGIVPMLQQANRQLAAGELTSDNHEVAVETGAFLTSAADVGNVVVGVFGGRPVYLREVATVVDGAEEPGQYVFFGQGAAVAQAAGEQPAVTLSIAKRPGANAISVAHAVLKKVDTLKGRIIPADVLITVTRNYGETAADKSNELLLHMGIAVVGVMVLIWLTLGWREAGIVGIAIPATLALTLLVFYLEGFTLNRITLFALIFSIGILVDDAIVVVENIVRHFHLPHNRGRTWSSIAVEAVGEVGNPTILATFAVIAAVLPMAFVGGLMGPYMRPIPVGASAAMLFSLMVAFVVTPWASIRILRWGRKYSCLTGGAACVTEGQTPHGHFEHEEDFFTRLYRKLMGPLIARRRWRHVFLAGITVLLLLACALVGVGWVKVKMLPFDNKSEFQVILNMPEGSSLERTAEAVRAIAAAVRTEPEVTDYEVYVGVASPFNFNGLVRHYFMRRGANIADLQVNLVNKQDRRAQSHDIAKRVRPRVAAIAARYGARVAVAEVPPGPPVLQTLVAEVYGPDEASRHALARKVIDVFKQTPGVVDVDWYIEADQPKARFVIDKEKAALHGISAETISQTLRIAAGGESVDLVHQPHEKEDVDLVLEFPRSLRSTPEDLLAIRVRSGDANGLPEPGATGQAPLVPLRELVKVEHTIADKSIYHKNLMPVTYVIGDVAGVVESPVYAILKMNEALRRLDAREFGGSVPAVKIYNAVQPFTEFQPAIKWDGEWHITIEVFRDLGTAFAAVLVLIYVLMVGWFRSFLTPVIVMAAIPFSLVGILPAHGAMGAFFTATSMIGFMAGAGIVVRNSIILVDFIELRLREGMPLAEAVVDAGAVRFRPMLLTALAVVVGAAVILADPIFQGLAISLMAGEVASLFISRMAVPILYYMAYAKGGRVPGRGTVESN, encoded by the coding sequence ATGAGCGAACCCCGGCAGAACGAAGGCGGCGGGCCGGGGATTGCCGGACGCATCGCCCGGCTGTTCGTCAACTCCAAGCTGACGCCGCTTATTGTCATCACGTCCGTGTTGCTGGGCGTGGGCGCCATTCTGCTCCTGCCCCGTGAGGAGGAGCCGCAGATCAAGGTGCCGATGATTGATGTTCTCGTCTCGATGCCGGGCTCCGGCGCCAAGGAGGTTGAGGAACGCGTCACCCGCCCCATGGAGAAGCTGCTCTGGGAGATTCCCGGCGTCGAATACATCTATTCCACGTCGAGCGAAGGCCAGTCGCTGGCCATTGTGCGCTTCAAGGTGGGGGAGGACATGGAACGCAGCCTGGTAAAGTTGAACCAGAAGCTGCAAATGAACTACGACCGTATTCCGCACGGGGTGTCCCAGCCGCTCATCAAGCCGCGATCCATCGACGATGTGCCCATCCTCGCGCTCACTTTTCACAGCGCCCGCTATGACCATCTCACCCTGCGCCGGCTGGTGGCGCAGGTGGACGACGCGGTCAAGCAGGTGCCGCAGGTTGCGGAGACGACGTTGATCGGCGGCGCGCGGCGGCAGGTGCGCGTGCAACTGGATCCCATCAAGCTGGCGTCCCGCGGGCTGAGCCCCGCGGGCATCGTGCCGATGTTGCAACAGGCCAATCGTCAGCTGGCGGCGGGCGAGTTGACCAGCGACAACCACGAGGTGGCTGTCGAGACCGGCGCCTTTCTAACGAGCGCGGCCGATGTGGGCAACGTGGTGGTGGGCGTGTTCGGCGGGCGGCCGGTTTACCTGCGGGAGGTGGCGACCGTCGTTGATGGGGCGGAGGAGCCGGGTCAGTATGTCTTTTTCGGGCAGGGCGCGGCCGTTGCCCAAGCGGCCGGAGAACAGCCAGCGGTGACTTTGAGCATCGCAAAGCGGCCCGGTGCCAACGCGATTTCCGTGGCACACGCGGTGTTGAAAAAGGTGGATACCCTGAAGGGGCGGATCATTCCCGCGGATGTGCTCATCACGGTGACGCGCAATTACGGCGAAACCGCGGCGGATAAATCCAACGAATTGCTGCTGCACATGGGCATCGCCGTGGTGGGCGTGATGGTCCTCATCTGGTTGACGCTGGGCTGGCGCGAAGCGGGCATCGTGGGCATCGCCATTCCGGCGACACTGGCGCTCACGCTGCTCGTTTTCTATCTCGAAGGCTTTACGCTCAACCGCATTACTCTGTTCGCGCTCATTTTCAGCATCGGCATCCTGGTGGACGATGCGATCGTGGTGGTGGAGAACATCGTCCGGCATTTTCATCTGCCGCACAACCGGGGGCGCACGTGGAGCAGCATTGCGGTGGAGGCCGTCGGTGAAGTTGGGAATCCGACGATTCTCGCCACGTTTGCGGTGATTGCCGCGGTGTTGCCGATGGCGTTTGTGGGCGGCTTGATGGGGCCCTACATGCGGCCGATTCCCGTGGGCGCCAGCGCGGCGATGTTGTTCTCGCTGATGGTGGCGTTTGTCGTCACGCCGTGGGCGTCGATTCGCATTCTGCGCTGGGGCCGCAAATATTCCTGCCTGACCGGGGGCGCCGCGTGCGTCACCGAAGGGCAGACGCCGCACGGGCATTTTGAACACGAGGAGGATTTTTTCACGCGACTCTACCGGAAATTGATGGGTCCGCTCATCGCGCGGCGCCGGTGGCGGCATGTGTTTCTGGCCGGCATCACGGTGCTGCTGCTGCTGGCGTGTGCGCTGGTCGGCGTGGGGTGGGTCAAAGTCAAAATGCTTCCGTTCGACAACAAAAGTGAATTCCAGGTGATTCTGAACATGCCCGAGGGCAGTTCGCTCGAACGCACGGCGGAAGCGGTGCGTGCAATTGCCGCGGCGGTGCGCACCGAGCCGGAGGTGACGGACTACGAGGTTTATGTGGGGGTGGCTTCGCCATTCAATTTCAACGGACTGGTGCGGCACTACTTCATGCGGCGCGGGGCGAACATCGCGGATTTGCAGGTCAACCTCGTGAACAAGCAAGACCGCCGCGCCCAGAGCCACGACATTGCCAAACGGGTCCGGCCCCGTGTCGCGGCCATCGCCGCACGTTACGGCGCCCGTGTTGCGGTGGCGGAAGTGCCGCCCGGTCCACCGGTCCTGCAAACCCTCGTGGCTGAGGTTTACGGACCCGATGAAGCCTCCCGCCACGCGCTGGCCCGCAAGGTGATCGACGTGTTCAAGCAAACGCCCGGCGTGGTGGATGTCGATTGGTATATCGAGGCGGATCAGCCCAAAGCGCGTTTTGTCATCGACAAGGAAAAGGCGGCCCTGCACGGCATCAGTGCCGAGACCATTTCGCAAACGCTGCGCATCGCCGCGGGCGGCGAATCCGTTGATCTGGTTCATCAACCGCACGAGAAGGAGGATGTGGATCTGGTGCTGGAATTTCCGCGGTCCCTGCGGTCCACGCCGGAGGATCTTCTCGCCATCCGTGTGCGTTCGGGCGACGCCAATGGACTGCCCGAGCCTGGCGCGACGGGACAGGCGCCGTTGGTGCCGTTGCGCGAACTCGTGAAGGTCGAACACACCATCGCGGACAAGAGCATCTACCACAAAAATCTGATGCCGGTGACTTATGTCATTGGGGACGTGGCCGGAGTGGTGGAGAGTCCCGTGTATGCCATTCTCAAAATGAACGAGGCATTGCGCCGGTTGGATGCGCGTGAATTTGGCGGCTCCGTGCCGGCGGTGAAAATCTACAACGCGGTCCAGCCCTTCACCGAATTCCAGCCGGCCATCAAGTGGGACGGCGAATGGCACATCACCATCGAGGTGTTTCGCGATTTGGGAACCGCCTTCGCTGCGGTGCTGGTGTTGATCTACGTCCTGATGGTGGGCTGGTTCCGCTCGTTCCTGACGCCGGTGATCGTCATGGCGGCCATTCCGTTTTCACTGGTGGGCATCCTGCCCGCGCACGGAGCCATGGGGGCGTTCTTCACCGCCACCTCCATGATCGGTTTCATGGCGGGAGCCGGCATTGTGGTCCGCAATTCCATCATTCTGGTGGATTTCATCGAGTTGCGCCTGCGGGAAGGCATGCCGCTGGCCGAGGCGGTGGTCGATGCGGGGGCGGTGCGTTTCCGACCCATGCTATTGACGGCGCTGGCCGTGGTGGTGGGCGCGGCGGTGATTTTGGCGGATCCCATTTTTCAGGGGCTCGCGATTTCCTTGATGGCTGGTGAAGTGGCGTCGCTCTTCATCAGCCGCATGGCGGTGCCCATCTTGTATTACATGGCCTATGCGAAAGGCGGCCGCGTGCCGGGACGGGGGACGGTAGAATCAAACTGA
- the cydB gene encoding cytochrome d ubiquinol oxidase subunit II, whose translation MNYPDWLDLNAVWFVLVGVLFTGYALLDGFDLGVGALHLFTKKDDERRIMLNAIGPVWDGNEVWLVTGGGALFAAFPAVYATVFSGFYLAFMLLLVALIFRAVAIEFRSKQPMRWWRQMWDVGFATGSVLSSFLIGVAMGNIAWGIPIDAHGEFAGTFLGLLNPYAILLGVTTVALFTMHGALYVVMKTEGELHDKVRGWVNNCIIFFIICYAVTTMATLLYVPHMAARVRAHPWLFSVALANMLAIANIPREIHHGRDFNAFLSSCAAMIALMTLFGLEMFPHMVLSNPDAANSLTIYNAASSRKTLGIMLTIALIGVPIVLTYTVSIYWIFRGKVKLDKTSY comes from the coding sequence ATGAATTACCCTGACTGGCTCGATTTGAACGCGGTGTGGTTCGTCCTCGTGGGCGTGCTGTTCACGGGTTATGCGCTGCTCGATGGTTTTGATCTCGGCGTGGGGGCCTTGCATCTGTTCACGAAAAAGGATGACGAGCGCCGCATCATGCTCAACGCCATCGGCCCGGTCTGGGATGGCAACGAAGTCTGGCTGGTGACCGGTGGCGGCGCGCTTTTTGCCGCGTTCCCGGCGGTGTATGCGACGGTGTTCTCCGGTTTTTACCTGGCCTTCATGCTGTTGCTGGTCGCGCTCATTTTTCGCGCCGTGGCCATTGAATTTCGCAGCAAACAGCCGATGCGCTGGTGGCGGCAGATGTGGGATGTCGGCTTTGCGACGGGCAGCGTGTTGTCCAGTTTCCTGATCGGCGTCGCCATGGGCAACATCGCCTGGGGCATTCCCATCGATGCGCACGGTGAGTTTGCCGGCACGTTTCTGGGGCTGCTGAACCCCTACGCCATACTGCTGGGCGTCACCACCGTGGCGCTGTTCACGATGCACGGCGCGCTCTACGTGGTGATGAAAACCGAGGGCGAACTGCACGACAAGGTGCGCGGCTGGGTCAACAACTGCATCATCTTTTTCATCATCTGCTACGCCGTGACCACCATGGCCACGCTGCTCTACGTGCCGCACATGGCGGCGCGGGTGCGGGCGCATCCGTGGTTGTTCAGCGTGGCGCTCGCCAACATGCTCGCCATTGCGAACATCCCGCGGGAGATTCATCACGGCCGGGATTTCAACGCCTTCCTTTCCTCCTGTGCGGCCATGATTGCACTCATGACCTTGTTCGGCCTGGAAATGTTCCCGCACATGGTGTTGAGCAACCCCGACGCGGCCAACAGCCTGACCATTTACAACGCCGCCTCCTCGCGCAAGACCCTTGGCATCATGCTGACGATCGCCCTGATCGGCGTGCCGATTGTGCTGACTTACACGGTGAGCATTTACTGGATTTTCCGCGGCAAGGTGAAGCTCGACAAAACGAGTTACTGA
- a CDS encoding RNA-binding protein codes for MSTKLFVGNLSFKTTENDLQDAFAAHGTVLETNLMMDRMTGRPRGFGFVTMSTPEEAQKAIEAMHGAQLDGRPLTVNIARPREDRPPGGGGGGGGGGFRGGDRGPRRDFRGGGGGERRERY; via the coding sequence ATGAGCACCAAGTTGTTTGTAGGAAATCTTTCCTTCAAAACCACTGAGAACGACCTCCAGGACGCGTTTGCCGCCCACGGCACCGTGCTGGAAACCAACCTGATGATGGACCGCATGACGGGCCGCCCCCGCGGCTTCGGGTTCGTCACCATGAGCACCCCCGAGGAAGCCCAGAAGGCGATTGAAGCCATGCACGGCGCCCAACTCGATGGCCGCCCCTTGACCGTCAACATTGCCCGTCCGCGCGAAGATCGCCCTCCGGGTGGTGGTGGTGGTGGTGGTGGTGGTGGATTCCGTGGCGGTGACCGTGGCCCGCGCCGCGATTTCCGTGGCGGTGGCGGCGGCGAACGCCGCGAACGCTACTAA